In the Staphylococcus sp. IVB6240 genome, one interval contains:
- a CDS encoding response regulator transcription factor: MGQKVLIVDDEHSIVTLLKYNLEQAGYLTEVAQDGEEALEMVDTVKPDIIVLDIMLPKKDGIEVCKTIRTNKNSVPILMLTAKDDAFDRVLGLELGADDYMTKPFSPREVVARVKAILRRVSSTEWQQEEDDDIYIGSLRIRPEYFEVYREGQLVELTPKEFELLLYLIERQGRVITREHMLNSVWNYEFAGDSRIVDVHISHLRDKLEDNPKKPQLIKTVRGLGYKLEREK; the protein is encoded by the coding sequence ATGGGTCAAAAAGTACTGATTGTGGATGATGAGCATTCTATTGTGACATTGTTAAAATATAATCTAGAACAAGCTGGATATCTCACAGAAGTTGCACAAGATGGTGAAGAAGCACTTGAAATGGTTGATACAGTCAAACCAGATATTATTGTGTTAGATATCATGTTGCCAAAAAAAGATGGCATAGAAGTTTGTAAAACGATTCGTACAAATAAAAATTCTGTGCCAATATTAATGCTTACAGCTAAGGATGATGCTTTTGATCGTGTATTAGGTTTGGAACTCGGCGCAGATGATTACATGACAAAACCTTTCTCACCACGTGAAGTGGTGGCACGTGTGAAAGCCATATTACGTCGTGTATCATCAACCGAATGGCAACAAGAAGAGGACGATGATATTTACATCGGTTCTTTACGCATTCGCCCAGAATATTTTGAAGTGTATCGAGAAGGACAACTAGTTGAGTTAACGCCAAAAGAATTTGAACTATTGCTATATTTGATTGAACGACAAGGCCGTGTAATTACACGTGAGCATATGTTGAACTCTGTATGGAATTATGAATTTGCCGGTGATTCTCGAATTGTAGACGTTCATATTAGTCATTTGCGTGACAAGCTAGAAGATAATCCTAAAAAGCCACAGCTCATTAAGACAGTCCGAGGGCTCGGTTATAAATTGGAGCGAGAGAAATAA
- a CDS encoding ATP-binding protein, giving the protein MIKFYHKLLLLLTTVIVVSFLILGFFVHHSISMTTMDHQKKFSNQSAQQILAADQDGNDARVDNLARQFNVNTLIIDGDQVKQSTPEQLPSLNADKEMLQKNLAQQSTFYELHKQTGVYTYGLQQGDRTIFLRGHNHIVSELQLQFWKYLILIGMLTLGVVYFIVRYINRTYIKPINDVSYATYLLSEGNYHVRIPESHVKETKDLYDSINILAKRLEKLNHAQKMQRNRLLTTLENIPSAILMIDKKGEVVVANKTYSDMFHNGENVEHQHYEEVLSNDLKKLIVEGFKIEKGIYEQIEVHLNDIHQKFFGAACVPILTRKKKRLQGMVIVLHDITALKKLENLRKDFVANVSHELRTPITSIKGFAETLIDGAKNDPDSLDMFLDIILKESNRIQSLVEDLLNLSKIEQNPTLEKHVIDLSDVATRALSMIKPIADTKEITLVDDIQPDVYAMADEDKMTQVVVNLMTNAVNYSPNHKTVTLCVYNESQQHIIEVKDEGIGIHPNETYRIFERFYRVDKARSRDSGGTGLGLSITKHIVEAYQGKIEVESEEGQGSLFRVVLPNQFKEK; this is encoded by the coding sequence ATGATTAAATTTTATCATAAATTATTATTGTTACTTACAACGGTTATTGTTGTAAGTTTTCTTATACTTGGCTTTTTTGTGCATCATAGTATTTCAATGACAACGATGGATCATCAGAAAAAATTTAGTAACCAGTCAGCTCAACAAATATTAGCGGCTGATCAAGATGGAAATGATGCACGTGTAGATAATCTTGCAAGACAGTTTAATGTTAACACACTCATTATAGATGGTGATCAAGTCAAACAAAGTACACCAGAACAGCTCCCATCACTGAATGCTGACAAGGAGATGCTTCAAAAAAATTTAGCGCAACAATCAACATTTTACGAATTGCACAAACAAACAGGTGTCTACACATATGGTCTGCAACAAGGTGATCGCACCATATTTTTACGAGGTCACAATCACATTGTGAGTGAGTTACAATTACAGTTTTGGAAATATTTGATTTTAATTGGCATGTTGACGCTCGGTGTTGTTTATTTTATCGTCCGCTATATTAATCGTACGTATATCAAACCAATTAATGATGTATCATATGCGACATATTTACTTTCTGAAGGAAACTACCATGTCCGTATTCCAGAAAGTCATGTAAAAGAGACGAAAGACCTTTATGACTCTATTAATATTTTGGCAAAACGATTAGAAAAATTGAATCATGCGCAAAAAATGCAGCGAAATCGATTGTTGACGACATTAGAAAATATTCCGAGTGCCATTTTAATGATTGATAAAAAAGGTGAAGTCGTCGTGGCCAATAAAACTTATAGTGATATGTTTCATAATGGTGAAAATGTAGAACATCAACATTATGAAGAAGTGCTTAGTAACGACTTGAAAAAATTAATTGTTGAAGGTTTTAAAATCGAAAAAGGGATTTATGAACAAATTGAAGTCCATTTAAATGATATTCATCAAAAATTCTTTGGTGCGGCATGCGTTCCTATTTTGACACGTAAGAAAAAGCGTCTACAAGGGATGGTTATCGTTTTGCATGATATCACAGCATTAAAAAAACTGGAGAATTTACGTAAAGATTTTGTTGCCAATGTGTCGCATGAGCTTAGAACACCGATTACGTCAATTAAAGGTTTTGCAGAGACATTAATTGATGGTGCAAAGAATGACCCGGACTCTCTAGATATGTTTTTAGACATTATATTAAAAGAGTCGAACCGAATTCAGTCTTTAGTTGAAGACTTGCTAAACTTATCAAAAATTGAACAGAACCCTACGTTAGAAAAACATGTCATTGACTTATCTGACGTTGCAACGCGTGCATTATCAATGATCAAACCCATAGCAGATACAAAAGAAATTACACTGGTAGATGATATTCAACCAGACGTATATGCGATGGCAGATGAAGATAAAATGACGCAAGTGGTAGTGAATTTAATGACGAACGCTGTGAACTATTCGCCGAATCATAAAACCGTTACTTTATGTGTTTATAACGAGAGTCAACAACACATTATAGAGGTAAAAGATGAGGGGATTGGGATTCACCCAAATGAAACGTATCGTATTTTTGAACGTTTCTATCGCGTAGATAAAGCGAGAAGCCGAGATTCGGGCGGGACAGGACTAGGTTTATCTATTACGAAACATATTGTAGAAGCATATCAAGGGAAAATTGAAGTTGAGTCAGAAGAAGGGCAAGGCTCTTTATTTAGAGTCGTGTTACCGAATCAATTCAAGGAAAAATAA
- a CDS encoding citrate synthase encodes MAELIRGLEGVIAAETKISSIIDSQLTYAGYDIDDLAENALFEEVMFLLWNYRLPNEQELKELKEKLYKYMTLNPRMYSHFEEYTTDQVHPMTALRTSLSYLAHFDENADQNDEEAIRERAIRIQAKVASLVTSFSRVREGKEPVKPDPSLSYAANFLYMLRGEKPTDVEVEGFNKALILHADHELNASAFTARCTVSSLSDMYSGVTAAIGSLKGPLHGGANEQVMRMLFEIGSIDKVDAYLENAFANKQKIMGFGHRVYKNGDPRAKYLKEMSRKITEETGQKELFEMSVKIADIIKEEKGLLPNVDFYSATVYHSMGIDHDLFTPIFAVSRTSGWTAHIIEQLANNRIIRPRANYVGETKRKYEPIENR; translated from the coding sequence ATGGCAGAATTAATCAGAGGTTTAGAAGGGGTTATTGCAGCCGAAACAAAAATTAGTTCGATCATTGATAGTCAATTAACATATGCGGGGTATGATATTGATGATTTAGCTGAAAATGCATTATTTGAAGAAGTGATGTTCTTGCTATGGAATTATCGTTTGCCAAACGAGCAAGAACTGAAAGAATTAAAAGAAAAGTTATATAAATATATGACTTTGAATCCACGTATGTACAGCCATTTTGAGGAGTACACAACTGATCAAGTACACCCAATGACGGCGCTACGTACTTCATTATCTTATCTTGCACATTTTGATGAGAATGCAGATCAAAATGATGAAGAAGCGATCAGAGAGCGTGCGATTCGTATTCAAGCGAAAGTGGCTTCTTTAGTGACATCTTTCTCACGTGTTCGTGAAGGTAAAGAGCCAGTTAAGCCTGACCCATCATTAAGCTATGCAGCTAACTTCTTATACATGTTACGTGGTGAAAAACCAACAGATGTAGAAGTTGAAGGTTTTAACAAGGCACTTATCTTACATGCTGACCATGAATTGAACGCTTCAGCATTTACAGCACGTTGTACGGTGTCTTCATTATCTGATATGTATTCTGGTGTAACAGCGGCTATCGGTTCTCTTAAAGGACCATTACATGGTGGTGCAAATGAGCAAGTAATGCGCATGTTATTTGAAATTGGTTCAATTGACAAAGTGGATGCGTATTTAGAAAATGCATTTGCAAACAAACAAAAAATTATGGGCTTTGGTCACCGTGTATACAAAAATGGCGATCCACGTGCCAAATACTTAAAAGAAATGAGTCGTAAAATTACAGAAGAAACAGGTCAAAAAGAACTTTTCGAAATGTCTGTGAAAATTGCTGACATTATTAAAGAAGAAAAAGGACTTTTACCAAACGTTGACTTCTATAGTGCGACTGTTTATCACAGCATGGGTATCGACCATGACTTGTTTACACCAATCTTTGCAGTGAGCCGTACTTCTGGATGGACTGCACATATCATTGAACAACTTGCAAATAACCGCATTATCCGTCCACGTGCGAACTATGTTGGTGAAACAAAACGTAAGTATGAACCAATCGAAAATCGCTAA
- the icd gene encoding NADP-dependent isocitrate dehydrogenase, with product MSEKIVKTDSGLQVPDQPIIPFIIGDGIGPDIWQAASRVIDEAVKKAYDGKKEIAWKEVLAGQKAFDETGEWLPAETLDTIKSYLIAIKGPLTTPIGGGIRSLNVALRQELDLFTCLRPVRWFQGVPSPVKRPEDTDMVIFRENTEDIYAGIEFKEGSDEVKKIIDFLQNEMGAKNIRFPESSGIGIKPVSKEGTERLVRAAIQYALDNNRKSVTLVHKGNIMKFTEGAFKQWGYDLAEAEFGDKVFTWQQYDRLVESEGKDAANAAQEKAEQEGKIIVKDSIADIFLQQILTRPAEHDVVATMNLNGDYISDALAAQVGGIGIAPGANINYETGHAIFEATHGTAPKYAGLNKVNPSSVLLSGVLMLEHLGWQEAADLITASVEKTIASKVVTYDFARLMDGATEVSTSEFADELIKNL from the coding sequence ATGAGTGAAAAAATCGTTAAAACAGACAGTGGATTACAAGTACCGGATCAACCAATTATCCCATTTATTATTGGGGACGGTATTGGACCAGATATCTGGCAAGCAGCAAGCCGTGTGATTGATGAAGCGGTGAAGAAAGCGTATGACGGTAAGAAAGAAATCGCTTGGAAAGAAGTATTAGCAGGTCAAAAAGCATTTGATGAAACAGGCGAATGGTTACCAGCTGAAACTTTAGACACAATCAAGTCATACTTAATCGCAATTAAAGGACCGTTAACAACACCAATCGGCGGAGGTATTCGTTCTCTAAATGTTGCATTACGTCAAGAGTTAGACTTATTTACATGCTTACGTCCAGTACGTTGGTTCCAAGGGGTACCATCACCTGTTAAACGTCCAGAAGATACGGATATGGTCATCTTCCGTGAAAATACTGAAGATATTTATGCGGGTATCGAGTTCAAAGAAGGTTCTGATGAAGTGAAAAAAATCATCGACTTCTTACAAAATGAAATGGGTGCTAAAAACATTCGTTTCCCAGAATCATCAGGTATCGGTATTAAACCAGTTTCTAAAGAAGGTACAGAACGTTTAGTTCGTGCAGCGATCCAATATGCTTTAGATAATAACCGTAAGTCTGTAACACTTGTTCACAAAGGTAACATCATGAAATTTACAGAAGGTGCTTTCAAACAATGGGGTTACGACTTAGCTGAAGCAGAATTTGGTGATAAAGTATTCACATGGCAACAATATGATCGCCTTGTAGAATCAGAAGGTAAAGATGCTGCAAATGCTGCTCAAGAAAAAGCAGAACAAGAAGGTAAAATCATTGTGAAAGATTCTATCGCAGACATCTTCTTACAACAAATCTTAACACGTCCTGCTGAACATGATGTTGTGGCAACAATGAACTTAAATGGTGACTACATTTCAGATGCATTAGCTGCACAAGTAGGTGGTATTGGTATCGCACCAGGTGCAAACATCAACTACGAAACAGGTCATGCGATCTTTGAAGCAACACATGGTACAGCACCTAAATATGCAGGATTAAATAAAGTAAACCCTTCATCAGTATTACTTTCAGGTGTATTAATGTTAGAACACCTAGGTTGGCAAGAAGCGGCAGATTTAATTACAGCTTCTGTTGAAAAAACAATCGCATCTAAAGTCGTAACTTATGACTTCGCTCGCTTAATGGACGGTGCAACAGAAGTGTCAACTTCAGAGTTTGCTGATGAATTAATTAAAAATCTATAA